CGGGCCGAGGGGCTGTCGGTGGACGGGGATGCGCTGGCCTTTCTGGCCGGCAATCTGGTGGGTGACCGCATGGTGGCCCGCGGGGAGGTGGCCAAGCTGGCGCTCTACATGGGGCCGAAGGGCGGCACCGTCCGGCTGGAGGATGTGCAGGCCAGCATCGGCGACTCCTCCACCCTGGACGCGGACGAGGCGGTGTGGGCGGCGGCGGACGGCAACCTGCCGGCGCTCGACCGCGCCTTGGGCCGGCTGTTCGCCGAAGGCACGTCGCCGGTGACCATCCTGCGCGCCACCCAGCGCCATTTCCACCGGCTGCACCTGCTGGTGGCCCAGGTGGCGGCGGGAAAGCCCGCCGACGCCGCCGTCGCGTCGCTGAAGCCGCCGGTGATGTTCAAGCTGAAGAACCGCCTGACCGCCCAGGCCCGCCGCTGGCAGCCGGCCACCGTGCGTCAGGCGCTGGACCGGCTGACCGATGCGGAGGCCGAGTGCAAGCGCACCAACGCCCCCGACGTCACCTTGTGCGCCCGCGTGCTGTTCCAGGTCGGATCGCTGGCCGGGCGGCGGTAGGTTCCCCCGTCCTATTTCAGCGGCGGCACGTAATGCAGCCCGCCATCGGTCCACAGGGCGTTCAGCCCCCGTTCCAGCCCCAGCGGCGATCCGTTGCCCAGGTTGCGCTGGAACACCTCGGCGTAGTTGCCGATCAGGGAGATGACCCGCAGGCCCCATTGGGAATCCAGCCCCAGCGGCTTGCCGAAGGCCGGATCACCGCCGGCCAGCCGGCGGATTTCCGGGTCGGGAGAGGCCGACAGCCCCGCCACGTTGGCCGACGTCACCCCCTTGGCTTCCGCCGCCAGCATGGCCAGGACGGTCCAGCGCACCACCGAGAACCACAGGGGATCACCCTGCGCCACCGCCGGCCCCAGGGGTTCGTGGGAAATGGTGTCGGGCAGGATGCGCCATTGGCGCCGCTCCGCCGGCATGGTCGCGGCGCGGGCGGCCAGTTCGCTGCGGTCACCGGTCACCAGGGTGCATTGCCGCTGGGCGAAGGCAATGAACTTTTCTTCCGAACTGGTGGCCGGGACCATTTCCACCAGGGCGTGACCGGCCCGGACGGCGGCGGCGAGGTTGGCCTCCGACGTGGTGCCGCGCTGGACGCAGACGCGGGTGCCGGGGGGAACGTCCTTCCACGGCTTCACCGGGGTCTTGTCGCTCCCCTTGTCCACCCAGGTCATGAAGCCCTGGCCATCGTAATAGAGCACCACCGGAAAGACCGCCCCCATCCCGGTGTCGCGGGTGTAGGTCCACGTGGTCATGCCGAAGGCGATGTCG
This DNA window, taken from Azospirillum fermentarium, encodes the following:
- a CDS encoding amino acid ABC transporter substrate-binding protein; this translates as MTTRGPFARTMLAAVLAMAFNGTGPAQAGAVLDRVEQQGEVRCGVDLTPGFSGVDTDGNARGFEVDVCRAVAAAVLGTPDAVSIRRVNTANKFNALNVGDIDIAFGMTTWTYTRDTGMGAVFPVVLYYDGQGFMTWVDKGSDKTPVKPWKDVPPGTRVCVQRGTTSEANLAAAVRAGHALVEMVPATSSEEKFIAFAQRQCTLVTGDRSELAARAATMPAERRQWRILPDTISHEPLGPAVAQGDPLWFSVVRWTVLAMLAAEAKGVTSANVAGLSASPDPEIRRLAGGDPAFGKPLGLDSQWGLRVISLIGNYAEVFQRNLGNGSPLGLERGLNALWTDGGLHYVPPLK
- the holA gene encoding DNA polymerase III subunit delta; translation: MKLQPRSVESFLRKPDPKVRAVLFYGPDDGLVRDRAGTLGRTVVPDLSDPFRVADLPTRTLADDPARLMDEVAAMALTGGRRLVRVRDAEDNSAAAFTSLLSDPPPGDTLVVAEAGELGPRSKLRVLFEGAENAAAIPCYVEDEAALGGVIEGLLRAEGLSVDGDALAFLAGNLVGDRMVARGEVAKLALYMGPKGGTVRLEDVQASIGDSSTLDADEAVWAAADGNLPALDRALGRLFAEGTSPVTILRATQRHFHRLHLLVAQVAAGKPADAAVASLKPPVMFKLKNRLTAQARRWQPATVRQALDRLTDAEAECKRTNAPDVTLCARVLFQVGSLAGRR